From Vitis vinifera cultivar Pinot Noir 40024 chromosome 5, ASM3070453v1, the proteins below share one genomic window:
- the LOC100262934 gene encoding inactive glucose-1-phosphate adenylyltransferase small subunit 2, chloroplastic — MVILQLALPTTSSANLRPKLPSLGGKQATVPPSLCVSNSQQSEHPASLSRPANRQSVAAIVFGDGSESQLYPLTKRRSEGAVHIAGSYRLIDAVVSNCINSNITKIYALTQFNSTSLNSHLCRAYSGVGLEVVAAYQSPEARGWFQGTADAVRRCLWLVEEHPVAEFLVLPGYHLYRMDYQKLIQAHRQSKADITIVALSAEISRETGLGILEVNSENQVVEFSKRSEKEPATIISVKSPRKSNDNGYKKLASMGIYVVKKEIMIKLLSEHFPKANGFGSEVIPGAISIGMKVEAFAFDGYWEDMRNIEAFYQANMEITKKTDVGYNFYDRDSPLYTLPRNLPPTLITDAVITDSIIGDGCILDRCEIRGTIVGLRTKIGDRAVIEDSVIMGSDIYQPEDELRRDMKGTGNDIPIGIGEDTHIRKAIVDKNARIGKQVLIMNRDNVQEGNREAHGYTISEGIVVVLKGAVIPDGSIL, encoded by the exons ATGGTGATATTGCAGCTTGCTCTTCCTACTACTTCTTCTGCAAATCTCCGTCCAAAGCTCCCCAGTCTTGGTGGCAAACAAGCAACTGTTCCTCCTAGCTTGTGTGTATCCAATTCACAGCAATCTGAACATCCCGCTTCATTGTCTCGCCCTGCAAATCGTCAG AGTGTTGCAGCAATAGTGTTTGGAGATGGATCAGAGTCTCAGCTATATCCGCTGACAAAGAGAAGATCAGAAGGGGCTGTTCATATAGCAGGCAGTTACAGGCTCATTGATGCAGTAGTGAGCAACTGCATTAACAGCAACATAACCAAGATATATGCTCTCACTCAATTCAATTCTACTTCACTCAATTCCCACCTTTGCAGAGCTTATTCTGGAGTAGGTCTTGAAGTAGTTGCAGCATATCAGAGCCCTGAAGCCAGGGGATGGTTTCAG GGAACTGCTGATGCTGTAAGAAGATGTTTGTGGTTAGTTGAAGAGCACCCAGTGGCTGAGTTTCTTGTCCTTCCTGGCTATCATCTCTACAGAATGGACTATCAGAAACTCATCCAGGCCCACCGGCAAAGCAAAGCTGATATAACTATTGTGGCATTGAGTGCTGAAATAAGTCGTGAAACCGGTCTTGGCATTCTAGAAGTCAATTCTGAAAATCAAGTTGTTGAGTTTAGCAAGAGGTCAGAAAAGGAGCCAGCAACTATTATTTCA GTAAAAAgtccaagaaaatcaaatgaTAATGGTTACAAAAAGTTGGCAAGTATGGGGATCTATGTGGTCAAGAAAGAGATAATGATAAAGCTTCTAAGCGAGCATTTCCCCAAGGCAAATGGATTTGGAAGTGAAGTAATACCAGGTGCAATATCCATTGGAATGAAG GTTGAAGCATTTGCCTTTGATGGGTATTGGGAGGACATGAGGAACATTGAAGCATTCTACCAAGCAAATATGGAAATCACAAAGAAAACAGACGTGGGATATAA CTTCTATGATAGGGATTCTCCTCTCTACACTTTACCTCGGAATCTGCCTCCAACTTTAATAACCGATGCTGTGATCACAGATAGTATAATTGGAGATGGGTGTATTCTCGAT AGGTGTGAGATTAGAGGCACAATAGTTGGTCTGAGGACAAAGATTGGAGACAGGGCAGTAATAGAGGATTCAGTGATCATGGGCTCTGATATCTACCAA CCAGAGGATGAGCTTAGAAGAGACATGAAAGGGACGGGCAATGACATCCCAATTGGAATTGGGGAAGATACCCACATAAGGAAAGCCATAGTAGACAAGAATGCAAGGATTGGCAAACAAGTTTTG ATAATGAATAGAGACAATGTGCAAGAAGGGAATAGAGAGGCTCATGGATATACCATCAGTGAGGGCATAGTGGTGGTTCTCAAGGGTGCAGTGATCCCAGATGGGAGCATTCTCTGA
- the LOC100257808 gene encoding RAP domain-containing protein, chloroplastic codes for MEGLSQFNIFSPQRLLQPLLFHQKTLPMVKIATGFSTIRRNCGNIERNDTVDVRSVDSNDKQESEMDWELEFLGELDPLGFQAPKKRKKREQGSKLLEDTDGMDWCVKARKMALKSIEARGLTRTMEDLITVKKKKNNKKKLGKKDKISKKSKVSEEEDDSDEDIELKGVNPLDGADRLRKTVSMVAGGMFEEKKEKTMQAFVQRLSQFSGPSDRRKEINLNKAIVEAQTAEEVLEVAAETIMAVGKGLSPSPLSPLNIATALHRIAKNMEKVSMMTSRRLAFARQKEMSMLVGIAMTALPECSAQGISNISWALSKIGGELLYLSEMDRVAEVALTKVEQFNSQNVANVAGAFASMRHSAPDLFSELSERASNIVHNFQEQELAQVLWAFASLNEPAGPLLESLDNVFNDENQFKCCLDQETLKYNEESVVENNGDLAMEEISGSPALNFKRDQLGNIAWSYAVLGQMDRVFFSHVWKTLSHFEEQRISEQYREDIMFASQVHLVNQCLKLEYPHLRLSLRSDLEEKVARAGKTKRFNQKMTSSFQKEVAHLLVSTGLDWVREYVVDGYTLDAVLVDQKVALEIDGPTHFSRNSGVPLGHTMLKRRYITAAGWKLASVSHQEWEELQGGFEQLDYLREILKDHIGEGSANIVQIA; via the exons ATGGAAGGGTTGTCACAGTTTAATATATTCTCCCCTCAGAGACTGTTGCAACCCTTACTTTTCCATCAGAAAACACTTCCAATGGTGAAAATAGCAACTGGGTTTTCCACAATTCGAAGGAATTGTGGCAATATAGAGAGGAATGATACTGTTGATGTCAGGAGTGTAGATAGTAATGATAAACAAGAATCTGAAATGGACTGGGAATTGGAATTTCTAGGAGAGCTTGACCCTCTGGGTTTTCAAGCCCctaagaagaggaaaaagagagaacaGGGTTCGAAATTGCTGGAAGACACTGATGGGATGGATTGGTGTGTGAAGGCCAGGAAGATGGCATTGAAATCCATTGAGGCAAGAGGATTGACACGAACCATGGAAGATTTGATTAcggtgaagaagaaaaagaataacaagaaaaaattggGGAAAAAAGACAAGATTAGTAAGAAAAGTAAGGTGTCAGAAGAAGAAGACGACTCGGATGAAGATATTGAATTGAAAGGGGTGAACCCTCTTGATGGTGCTGATCGTCTCAGGAAGACAGTGAGTATGGTGGCAGGTGGGATGTTTGAGGAAAAGAAGGAGAAAACAATGCAAGCTTTTGTTCAAAGGCTATCACAGTTTTCAGGGCCGTCTGATAGGAGGAAAGAGATCAACTTGAACAAAGCAATTGTAGAAGCGCAGACTGCAGAAGAAGTACTTGAGGTTGCAGCTGAAACTATCATGGCCGTGGGGAAGGGCTTGAGTCCGTCTCCTCTCTCTCCTTTGAATATTGCCACTGCCCTCCACCGAATCGCTAAGAACATGGAGAAGGTTTCAATGATGACAAGTCGTAGGTTGGCCTTTGCCCGTCAGAAAGAGATGTCAATGCTCGTGGGTATTGCCATGACAGCCTTACCAGAGTGCTCAGCTCAAGGTATCTCTAATATTTCTTGGGCGCTGTCCAAGATTGGGGGTGAGCTTCTCTATTTGTCAGAAATGGATAGAGTTGCAGAGGTGGCCTTGACCAAGGTTGAGCAATTCAATTCTCAGAATGTTGCTAATGTAGCAGGCGCTTTTGCCTCAATGCGGCATTCTGCTCCTGATCTCTTCTCAGAATTATCGGAAAGGGCATCCAATATAGTTCACAATTTCCAGGAGCAAGAGCTTGCTCAGGTGTTGTGGGCTTTTGCTTCTTTAAATGAGCCAGCCGGCCCTTTGCTTGAATCTCTAGATAATGTTTTCAATGATGAAAACCAATTTAAATGCTGCTTAGATCAAGAAACGTTGAAGTACAATGAAGAAAGTGTTGTGGAAAACAATGGAGATCTAGCAATGGAAGAGATTTCAGGCTCTCCTGCACTCAATTTCAAAAGGGATCAGCTTGGGAATATAGCTTGGTCTTATGCTGTTCTTGGGCAAATGGACAGGGTTTtcttttctcatgtttggaAAACTCTAAGCCATTTTGAGGAGCAAAGGATTTCAGAGCAGTATAGGGAGGATATCATGTTTGCATCTCAGGTTCATCTAGTGAACCAGTGCTTGAAGCTTGAATATCCACATCTTCGGTTATCCCTGAGGAGTGACCTTGAGGAGAAAGTTGCCCGAGCAGGAAAGACGAAGAGGTTTAATCAGAAAATGACTTCATCCTTCCAGAAGGAGGTAGCTCATCTTCTTGTTAGCACTGGTCTTGATTGGGTCAGAGAATATGTTGTTGATGGGTACACACTGGATGCTGTATTGGTTGATCAGAAGGTTGCCTTAGAGATTGATGGACCTACTCATTTTTCAAGGAATTCTG GGGTCCCATTGGGGCATACCATGCTAAAACGCCGTTACATTACTGCTGCTGGTTGGAAGCTTGCATCCGTGTCTCACCAAGAG TGGGAGGAACTTCAAGGTGGGTTTGAGCAGCTTGACTACCTAAGGGAGATTCTAAAAGATCACATAGGTGAAGGCAGTGCCAACATTGTACAAATAGCATGA